TTGGAAAAATTAAATATTCCTGTTTACAACATCTTTTGGTATGTTTTGAATCCGTTTATTATCATAGAACTAACGGGAAATCTCCATTTTGAAGGGGTGATGATTTTCTTTTTAGTTTGGAGTTTGTATTTACTTCATATAGGAAAATGGCAATTTGCTGCCATTACTTTAGGTTTATCCATTTCGGTAAAACTAATTCCTTTACTATTTCTGCCTTTGTTTTTTAAGAGGTTGGTAAAAAGCAAAGAGGTTTCGACTTCGCTTAACCAAAAAACAGATGACAAGATTACTTCGCCATTACCTCCTCCCAACAACGGATTAAGAAAACGAACCCAACTGATTGGTTTTTATAGCATAACACTACTTACAACCGTCTTATTATTTCTTCCTTTTTACTCAAAACAATTCATATATAATTATACAAAAACGGTTGGTTTATGGTTTCAGGATTTTGAATTTAATGCCAGTTTATACTATATAGCTAGAGAAATCGGTTACTTATTTAGAGGATATAATGAAATTGCTGTAATAGGTAAAATCATTCCTATTCTTGTTTTGCTATTTGTGTTGGGCATGACGTTTTTAAGGAAAAATAAAACCAGCGTTCAACTTATTTCGAGTATGCTTTTAGTCCTTTCGTTTTACTATTTTACGGCTACAACAGTACATCCTTGGTATGTAGCAACGCTTTTAATACTATCTATTTTTACCAATTACAAATTCCCTTTGGTTTGGAGTTTTACAATTATTCTGAGTTATCTAGCATATTTAAATACAAACAATACCGAAAATTTATGGATTATTGGATTGGAATATTTAGTGGTATATGCTGTTTTTATTTGGGAAGTTTTTCTAAAGAAAAAATTTAGTGATAAACATATCAATCACTTCAATAACAATTAAAATGATGATGATCCATTCTAATTTGCTACTTTCTCTATGATCCATAATGTCTTTAAAGAGGTCTAGATTCTCTTTAATGATTTCTATGCGATCGTGAATTAAGCGATACCTATCGGTTAAATCGAAAGTTTGTTTTAGCTCTAAATTTAGTTTGTTGAGCTGTTCGTTTTCCCAAGTAATTTGTGGTGAATCGAAAATGTAAAGATTTTCAGAAATCTTGTTTTTTATATTCAGAACCTTACCAATAAAACGTTTAAGTGCATAGCCTGAAATATCTAATTTCCCTTTATTTTCTAGATAGGTTGTATGCTTGTTGGTTTGAATTAATATGTCTTCTGTAATTTCCGAATAGCGATTCAATGCTACCGATTGGGATGTATTCAACATAACCAATCGTATCATTTCTTTATCTAAACTGGGTAAAATAACACTATCGAATTCAACTTTCAACGTATCTTGTTCTACCACAACTTCTACTACTTCCGATAGTTTATCAACAAAATAATCGTTACAAAAGGGTCTTATTTCTTTGAAGATTCCAGAAATGGCTTCAGCACTTAAATTAAAAAAACTTACGATACCGTATTGAAAAATATAAACAAAGGCATTATTGGAAACCTTATAAAAAAGTTCGTCACTATCATGAAACATTAAGTGCCATGATAAGTGACTTTTACTTTCTTTTATATTAATTGTGCTTGCTACTTGATAAGCAACCGTTGCGTACATTACTTTTTGAATATATCGGATGCATTTTTAAAACTCTTGAATTCCAACATATAATCGTTTGGGTCTTTTATAAAGAATGAAACGTGCTCTCCCGCTTTATCTTCCAAGAACCTTGCTTGGGTAACCAAGTCAAGCTTTTGGTCTTTAAGCCGTGCATAAATTTGCTCCCAATCTTTTAAATCAATAATAACCCCAAAATGAAACGAGGGCAATATTTTACCTTCAAATACATAATTAGGACTGTTAAAGCTAAATTTTTCGGCTTTTATAAATGTTATTTGATTGCCAAACAAATTTATATCCACCCAACTTTGTGTTTTCCTTCCTGAGGAAGCGCCAATATTATCTACGTAAAAGCTTTCTGTAGCTTTTACGCTTAAGCATGGCAACGACATATGAAATGATGCGCCCATAATATAACTAGGATTAAAGAGGTTTTAAACTTTCAACTCTGTAAATTACAAAATCTTCGTCATCATCTTCAAAATCTTCAACAAAAGTTATCCTAAAACTTTTATCGATATAGCTTTTGTCGTTCTTTAAATCATATTGTTTTAATACTCTAGGATGCACTTCCTCGAATACTAACTCTTCCCCATTTTCAAACCAAAACGTAAAATAACCGTTTTTGTAAGACTTAAAAACAGCTGTTCTCATAAAACAATTTATTTACTATGAATTAATCTAATCAATATCATCATCTTCATCATCCTCCTCATCGTAATCTGAATCGGCATCATCATCGTCTTCACTATCGTCATCGTCATCCTCCAATTTAGGTTTTTTAACTACGTCATCATCGTCGTCGTCATCTAAATTTGCATCAGCATCGTCAACTTTAACTTCTTCAAAATCATCATCAGCAACATCAGCATCGTCATCGCCGAAGTCTTCCATTGCTTGTACCAGTCGTTTCCCTACTTTTACTAAATAAATAGTATCATCTGTACGAACTTCTACTGCTTCAATGATTTCGTTTTGGGCATTTCTAAAAGAAATAATATCTGTTTCATCGTATCCATCGGGAAACTTTTCAACAAGAAGATTTAATATATCTTCATTTAATTTTTTGTAATCTACAATTTTGCGTAACATTTTTATTTGAGTTGGGTTATTGGTCTAACAAATATGCAAAAATTAATGGAGCAACAATAGTTGCATCGCTTTCTATTATATATTTTGGGGTATCTATATCTAATTTACCCCACGTTATTTTTTCGTTTGGTACGGCGCCGGAGTACGAACCATAGCTGGTTGTTGAGTCACTTATTTGGCAAAAATAACTCCAAAAAGGGATGTCGTGCATTTCCATATCTTGGTAAAGCATTGGCACTACACATATTGGAAAATCGCCAGCTATACCACCTCCAATTTGGAAAAAACCAACGCCTTTTCCACCTGAATTTTTCGGATACCAATCGGCTAACCACATCATGTATTCAATACCACTTTTGGTAGTTGACGCTTTTAATTCACCTTTAATACAGTAAGATGCAAAAATATTGCCCATGGTGCTGTCTTCCCAACCTGGAACTACAATTGGTAAGTTTTTTTCGGCTGCGGCAACCATCCAAGAATCTTTAGGGTCGATCTCGTAATATTGTTTTAAAACGCCGGAGTTTATCATTTGATACATAAATTCATGTGGAAAGTAGCGTTCCCCCGATTTGTCTGCTTTATTCCAAATATCAAACAAATGGGATTGTAAACGCCTAAACGCTTCTTCTTCTGGAATACACGTATCGGTAACGCGGTTATAATGGTTTTCCAATAAATCCCATTCTTCTTGTGGTGATAAATCTCTATAATTTGGGACTCTTTTATATGAATTATGAGCAACCAAATTCATAATATCTTCTTCAAGATTTGCACCTGTACAAGAAATAATATGAATTTTATCTTGACGTATCATTTCTGCCAACGATTTGCCTAGCTCTGCGGTACTCATCGCTCCAGCTAGGGTTACCATCATTTTCCCGTCTTCTAACAAATGCGTTTCGTAACCTTTTGCGGCATCGACTAAAGCAGCAGCATTAAAATGTAAATAATTTTTTTCTATGAATTGTGATATGGGTCCTTTAGTACTCATCGTCATCGTTAAATTTTGAAGCGTTATTTTTTTGTTTTGTATTATCGTAGGTATTATCGTAATCGTCGCCGACCTCTTGGCCCATAAATTTATAACTTAACATTTTATAATACAATTTTGCTGCTAAAAAATCGGAAGCTTTTTGTTTTACACTTGGGTACAAATCAACAATATCAAAGCCAACCACATTTTTTTCTGCAAAAACTTGCTTTAAGAAATCTAAAGTTTCATACCAGAATAAACCACCTGGTAAAGGTGAGCAGGTATTTGGCATGATGGAAATATCCAAACCACTTAGACTAAAATTAATAAATACATTATCTGTCATTTGGTCTATGGCAGAATCTATCCATGTATCATCAACCGCCATTTCGTGTGCAAAATAGGTTTTATCGATATCGGCTATTGTTTTTTCTTTCGCGCTCATAGAGCGAATACCCACTTGTATTAAATTGGTTGTTTGGCTGGCTTCATACAGCGCGCAGGCATTATTAACAGAAGATCCGTCATGGCTTTTTTGCAAATGGGAGTGCGCACCAATGTGCAATACCGTTAGACTTGGAAACATGTCGTTAAAAGCTCGAATGGTTCCTATAGAAACTGCATGTTCACCGCCAAAAATGGTTACGAACTTATTCTTCTTGATGTATTTTTTTGTGGTTTGATGAACAGCTTCCACTAACACTTCAGGTGTGGCATTCTCTTCAACCGGATCTACTAAATAAACACCTTGTTGGTAAACTTCCGTATCTGTTTCTATATCGTAAAGTTCCATGTTATTTGAAGCATTTAAAAACGCTTCTGGTCCTTTGTCTGCTCCTTTTTGTACTGTACTTGTTCCATCATAAGGCACAGGAATTAAAACTATTTTTGATTGTTCTAATTTTGAAAACTCTTCTGGAACTCCTGCATATGTGTTATTTGTCATAACCTAAAATTTTAAGTAAGTCTTCACTTTTTTGTTGTTCACTGAATAATTCTGTTGTGATGTTTCCATCAGCATCTCTATCTATTAAAATATGTTTTGGCGATGGTATTAAGCAATGTTGTAAACCACCGTATCCGCCAATAGTTTCTTGATAAGCTCCTGTATTGAAAAACCCAATGTACAATGGTTTTTCTTTATTATATTTTGGCAAATATATAGCATTCATGTGCTGTTCGCTATTATAATAATCGTCGCTATCGCAAGTCAATCCACCTAACAAAACACGTTCGTAACTTTCGTGCCATCTATTAATAGGCAACATTACAAAACGTTTGTTAATGGCCCAAGTATCTGGCAAAGTAGTAATGAAAGAGGAGTTTATCATATTCCATTTTTCACGGTCGTTTTGTTGTTTTTGATACAAAACTTCATAAATAGCACCGCCACTTTCACCAACTGTAAAACTTCCAAATTCCGTAAAAATATGAGGCACTTCAACTTCTTCTTCTTCACAAACCAATTTTATTTGATTAATGATTTCTCCAACAATATATTCATAATCAAAATCGAAAGCCAAGGAGTTCTTAATAGGGAAACCACCGCCAATATTCAAACTATCTAAGCTAGGGCAAATACGCTTTAAGCTGGTATATACTTTTAAACATTTTGTTAACTCGTTCCAATAATATGCATTGTCTCGAATGCCAGTATTAATGAAAAAATGAAGCATTTTAAGTTTCACTTTTTTGTTTTCTTTAATTTGGCTTCTGTAAAAAGGCAAAATATTTTTATAGCCAATACCTAAACGCGAGGTATAAAATTCGAATTTAGGCTCTTCCTCAGAAGCGATACGGATACCAATATTGAATTTTCCTTTAATTTCTTTTGACAACAAATCAATTTCTTCGTAGTTATCAATAATTGGGATACAATTTTTGTGCCCGTTATTAATTAGCCTAGCTAAGTTAGAAATGTATTGATCTCTTTTAAAACCGTTACTAATTACATAGGTTTTATCGGTTATCTTTCCTTCAGCTTTTAAGCTTTCAACAATATCAATATCAAAAGCAGACGATGTTTCTATATGTATATCGTTTTTTAAAGCTTCATCAAGCACATGCTTAAAATGAGAGCTTTTGGTACAATAGCAATAACTGTATTTACCTTTATACTTATTAGCTTTAATGGCCTTATCAAACCATCCTTTAGCTCTATTTATATTGTTTGAAATTTGTGGTAAGTACGTAAACTTTAAAGGTGCACCATATGTTTCAACTAAACCTATAAGGTCTATACCATGGAACTGTAGATGTTTATCGTTTAGATCAAATTCTTCTTGTGGAAAATAAAAAGATTGATTTATTAAATCAATGTATTTGGTGTTCATTCTTTATTTTTTGATATAATAGTTTGGTATTAATTTTTTAAAGTTAAGAAACATTCGTTTCTAATCAAATAATATTTACCTATTAATCAAATTCGAATTGGACTATGTGTCATTGGAACAAAGCCATGCATATGCTGGTTAGCAACAATAGTATACACAGAAGTTAGCTTTAAAATTCGGTTACTTTTTCTATAAGCTGCTTTTGAAAATAACTTCTCAAATTTCAAAAACCCGAACATATAAACACGTTTCAATTTGTTCAGCAATTACATTACAAATGAAATATAAAAAATTTAATTTTATAGCGATTTGGATATTTTTTTTAGATTTTTTTTGAAATGGATTTTGGGCGTTCCCCACAAGAGGTTAGGCTTGAAGCTTATCTTGAGTAAGTCATAAGGTTACAATCTTTTTTATCGTGCCTCACAAAACGAATTCCCACTCCAAATGCGAAACATTGACAAATTCAATTATTCAAAAACATTAAGTAATGAAAATCCGTAATGCAAAAACCAAGTGAATCTAAAGCATTTTCAGGTTGTTTAATTCCTGTTCGGTAAGATGCTTCCAATGTCCACGCGGAATGTCTTTTTTGGTAAGTGGGCCTATGGCAACGCAATCCAAATTAACGATTTCATATTTAAAATAATCAAAAATAGTACGGATTAATGTGTTGCCTGTATTTTTAATTTTTAAACCTATTTCATTTTTCGATGCCCCGTCAATATAACTAATCTCCTCAACAGCAATAAGCTTGCCTTCTATTTTAAAGCCAGCTTGAATCGCTTTTAAGTCTTCAAGTTTTAAATTTTTGTCTAATTCTATATGAAATAAACGAGGCACCCCATTTTTAGAATTGGTGAATTTTGCAGCAATGACATCATCGTTTGTAAACAATAACAATCCTTTTGAGTTCCTGCCCAAACGTCCAATAGGTTTTATTCTAGATGCTGTGGCATTAGCAACTAGATCCATAACCGTTCTACCTTTGCCTTCACTGGTTGTGGTTGCAAATCCTTTAGGTTTGTTAAGTAAAACGTATGCTTTTTTCTCTGGATTAATACGGGCACCATCATAACGTACTTCGTCTTCAAGCTTCACTTTATACCCCATTTCCGTAATTACCTTACCATTAACCGTTACTAAACCGGTAGCAATATGTACATCAGCTTCTCTACGAGAGCACATACCAGAATTAGCAACATATTTATTCAATCTAATCTCGTCTGGATTTGATGGTTTTTTAGATGGTGGATTTACATTTTTCACAGGTGCGTTTCCTCTGGCAAAACTTTTACTTTTTGAATTACTCCCACCTCTGCTTGCATTTTTTCCATTTCCGTTTTGCTGTCCTCTACCTGAAGGTTTCCCTTTTCCACTTGTTCCTTGTGTCCTACTCATCACTTTAATTTTTTGCAAAGATACTTTTAAAATTTACGATTTACGATTTTTGGTTTACGATTTTATAAAATCCTGTTAAGCAACAAATTAACATCTATTAATAAAATACTAAAAACACCCAAAACAATAATAAATTTTAAAATACTGTGACCTAGCAAGTAGTGTAATTTGGTTTTGGATTTCCATAGTAATACTAAAAACACCAATAACAGTACAATACTTAAGTAAAAATATATGTACATGTAACCAATTTCAAATTTAAATAGTAAAAGATAAGTGGGAATTAGCGTTAATATAGCCAATACCGTAAGCATGCGTTTTGAAACCACTTCCCCATAAACAACGGGAATGGTGTGGTAATTTTGCGTTAAATCGCCTGTAATATTTTCTAAATCTTTGGTGAGTTCTCGCATCGAAATAAGCAAAAACAAGAAAATGGCATGTACAAAAATGACGGTTTCGAAATTTTTGTAATACATAAAAATGGCAAAAAATGGCATGATGGTTAAAATAGCTGATGTTAAATTACCAATAAAAGGCAGCTTTTTTAATTTATGTGAATAAAACCAAATAGCAAAAATATAAATGGAAAAGAAAACTACGGCTCTAAAAGACACATAGCTCGCCATGATGACCGCTAAAAAATTTAAAACAAAATAAAAAGATAGCTTCGTGTTTTGACTTACCAGCTTATCTAATTTAGATTTAATAGGGCGATTAATTAAATCTTTCTCAGAATCATAAAAATTATTTATAATATAACCTCCTGCAATAGTAGTTGCAGATGCCAAAACCAACAAAAACAAATTAACATCCAAAACCACTTGTCTTAATGGTTTATCATGTGCCAAAATATAAATAGATGCTAAATATTGCGCTATTATTATAACAAGAATATTATAACCTCTAATTACAGAAAACATGCTAAAAAACTTAAGTAGTATGTGCTTTTGTTTTCTGTTAAGCATAAAATATTTATCAGGAATTCTTCGACAAACTCAGAATATAAGCCAATTAAAAATTATAAACCACTTCTAGTTTATAATCCTTTAACGCATGTTTTGCCTTATGTATATCTTCAGTAAATCCTAAGATATAACCGCCACCACCAGAACCACAAAGCTTTAAATAGTATTCGTTGGTTTCAATGCCTTTTTTCCAAAGTTCATGAAATTGAACAGGAATCATCGGTTTAAAATTATTTAACACGACTTTAGATAATCGCTTCGTGTTTTTAAACAACGATTTTATATCACCTTTCAAGAAATCATCCACACAAGCATCGGTATGTTTTATAAACTGGTCTTTAAGCATATTACGAAACCCTTCTTGCTTCATATTCTCCATAAAAATACTAACCATTGGAGCCGTTTCCCCAATAATACCACTATCCAATAAAAACACCGCGCCTTTTCCATCTACTTTTTGTGAAGGAATGCCAGTAGCTTCAATATTATCTTTTGAATTTATAAGAATTGGAATACTCAAATAGCTATTTAAAGGATCTAAACCAGACGACTTACCATGGAAAAAAGATTCCATTTCAGAAAAAATGGACTTTAAAGTCAATAATTTTTCACGCGTTAAATTCTCTAAAACCGTTATCTTGTTATGTGCATAATTATAGTAAATAGCTGCAACTAGGGCGCCACTACTACCTACACCATACCCTTGTGGAATGGACGAATCGAAATACATACCCGCATCTACATCACTCTTTAAAGCATCCATATCGAAAGTTACCAATTCAGGATTGATCTTTTCTAAATAGGCAACAAAACGTTTTAAGTTTTCGTTAGATTTTAAAGTAGCTTCCGACGGGTTTTTGTCTGTTTTTAAAGCACCGTTATAAAAATTATAAGGAATTGATAATCCTTTAGAATCTTTAATGATTCCGTACTCGCCAAAGAGTAGAATTTTAGAGTAAAATAATGGTCCTTTCACTTAATTTAATTAAAAATTAATATTATGAAGTGGTTTAAACTTTTTCCAATTGGCTAAAAAATCGCCCTTTGTTGCCCACTCTACGTCTTTTTATCTTTCCGTAGCGATGCTATGCAACTCTAAAAAGGCTTCGATTGGACAAAAAACGACTGATTTTCGCTTCAATCGAAAAAGTTTAAACCACTTCAATGCAAAGTTAATAATTATTCTTTAGATGATTTTACAATACTAACTAATAATCTCAACATTTCCTGAGATTTAGGTTTAAATGCATCAAATTCTGTTTTAGTTAGAAAATTTGTAGCAAATAATAAATCAATCCAATAATCTGTTTCATTTGCTTCTTTTAAACTTATTGATATTTTATTGATAAAATCCGCCTTACTTTGTGCAAATTCAGCTTCCCTAATGTTAGCCCCTATTGAAGTTCCTGATTTTAAGAGTTGCCTAGACATTACGTATTCTTTCTTGTTGTTCGCTAGATCTTTATAAAGACTTACAATTTCAACTGCAAAAGCAAAACTCTTTTCTTTAATTATATTTTCTTTCATAATGAATAATATTAAAGCTAAAAATAAGCCTTTAATTATTCATTTTTACTTAATTAATTTTTAATTAATTTCGCTCCAAAACCAATTTGGTCGCAAATATAATGCCCGTTTTGACAATATGCAACCAATTCATTTTTAATGAATTTCAAAATTTCTGATGATTCTTTCTTTGGATATAACACATGTACGTTTGCTCCAGCATCTAAAGTAAAACTGATATGTAAACCGGTTTCTTGTCTAAACTCCCATATTTTATTAATAATCTTCAAGGTGTTTGGTTTCATTAAAATAAAATAAGGCATACTGGCCATCATCATAGCATGCAGTGTTAATGCTTCACTTTCAATTAAAGCTATAAAATCGTTTAAATCTCCAGATTCTAAAATGGGTTTTAACTTTTCAAGATTATCATGTGCTTGTTGAAACCTGTTTTTTGCATAAGGGTGGTTGTACATTAAATTATGTCCAACCGTACTGCTTACTTGCTTCTCCCCTTTATCAACCAATAAAATGGTGTCTTGGTACGCTTTAAAATTTTCATGAACCTGATAAGGATATTTTACCCCGAATAAATCACTGCTTCCTTCAATCGCATCGGTTTGTCCCCAAACAATTAAATCGCCTTCAATACTTCTACAGGCAGACCCGGAGCCTAAACGTGCTAAAAAGGATGCTTTTTGATTGAAATAATTTTCATCCACAGGCCTTTCGACTGTGCTCAAGGTGGCATCTGCTTGAATTAATTGTTTTTCAACACTCATTAAGCACAACGCCAATGCGCTCATACCACTTGCCGATGATGCAATTCCTGAACTATGAGGAAAAGTGTTTTTCGTTTCTATTTTGAATTTATAATATCTTAAAAAAGGTAAATAAACTTCAATACGCTCAAAAAAAGTTTGGATTTTTGGTTTGAAATCATCTTTCTTTTCACCATCTAAATACACATCAAATTCAAAATCAAAAGCATTTTCTTTTTTTGAAAAAGTGAGCGTTGTAATCGTTTTACAATTATTTAGTGTAAAACTTATGGATGGGTTTTCAGGGATTTGGTCTTTCTTTTTTCCCCAATATTTTACCAACGCAATGTTACTGGGCGATTCCCAAGTTACCTTTCCGCTTTCAACCGTTTTTGAATATGCTTTAGGAATAAATTGTTGTTCAGTCATTCTAATTTAAATCTGAAGACAAAGATAATAGTTTTACCATGGTTTTGTAGTTTCTTGCGGTTCCAGTAACTTTTAACTTGCGTTCATAGGTATTCATATTAAACTTTGTTCGTCCGTAACCTGTTGAGGAATAAAAATAAAGACAGTCATTTTTAATGACAACTTCTTCATTTTCATAAATCATTTCTTGAGTTTTTTCAATTAAATGTTCATCAGGAATGTTACTTAAAAGTATAAAATAACAGTGCTCTTTCTTTTCTTCTGAAAAAGGACACCTATCAAAAATTGCTTGTAACTCATTATTGGTTTTTACTATGACTGAAACTTCAAAACCAAAATGACTATGTATAAGTTTTTGAATTTCTGTTTCTAATTCGGACGCCTTTTTTGAAGATTGAAAAATAATATTCCCACTCTGAATATAAGTTTGAACGTTTTGAAAACCTGCATTTGTTAACAAATCACGTAATTCTGACATGGGCACTTTTTTGTGTCCACCAACATTGATACCTCTTAAAAGTGCGATGTAAGTTGGCATTATTAGAAATCTTGATTTTGGTTGAGAATTCTTAAAATAACAATGCGCTCATGGTAAATTGTATAGTGAATTGAAAAATTGAAATGTTCTAAATTTACAATTCTCACATTTTTATATCGTAATTGAAATGCTTTGGGCATCAAACAAATGACACGTAAATGATTGAACAAATCATCCATAAAAGATGTTTCCTTGTTATATAATTTGAAATAGCACATTGCTCTATAAAGTTCTTTATCTGCTTCTTTGGAAATTTCATAATTCACGCCCATAACGTTTTAAAACTTCTGTAATTGGCATGGTTTCCAATGTTCCATTTTCCATTCTATTCAACATATCATCCATCATTTTTTTGTATTCTTCGGATGGTTCGCTGTAACGCATTGCCGTATCTTCCAAAGTATATTCAATATAATTTTTTAGTGAGCGTTTTTGTAGTTTCGCTTGATTTTCAAGAATTTCAATAGCTTTATCATCTAACTCTATTAATTTTTTTGTTTTTCCCATGATGTAAAAAAGTGTATATATCAAATATATACATTAAATATATATTATGCAATATAAAAATTATTCTGAAATTGATCTAGCAGCAATATATGCCCCTGTCCATGCATTTTGAAAATTAAAACCTCCTGTTATGGCATCTACATTAATCACTTCGCCTGCAAAATAAAGGTTCTTATGAAGTTTACTTTCATAGGTTTTAAAATTAATTTCTTTTAATTCGACGCCACCAGCAGTAACAAATTCTTCTTTAAACGTGCTTTTTCCATCCACCTGAAAAATGGCTTGCGTAAGTTGTGATGCTAAACTTTCTAACTGGCTTTTATTTAAATCTGCCCAACGGGTTTCTTGATTCATATTAGACGCCAATACCAATTTTTGCCACAAACGTTTAGGCAAGTCAAACTGAGTTGATTTGAGCACTGTTTTTTTGGCTAAATCGTGTTTTAGTGTTTTTAAAATATCTAAACAATCTTCAAACGTTTGTTTTATAAAATTAACTTCAATTTGAAATTTATAGTCTCGTTTTGCTAATTCTATAGCGCCAAAAGCTGATAATTTTAAAATGGCTGGTGCGCTCATTCCAACATGCGTAATAAGTAATGGTCCATCACTCCATAAATCGGTTCCTAAAACTTTAACCTCGACATTTTGAACTACAACTCCGGGAATACCCTTGATACGTTCGTCTTTAATATCAAATGTAAATAATGAAGGAACAGGTTGTGAAATACTATGACCCAAGCTTTCTAAAAGATTCCAGATTTTAGGATTACTTCCTGTTGCTATTAATAATTTTTTGCAAGAAAAAATAATGTCTTTTGTTGAAATTTCAAAACCATTTGACTGCACTTCGACAAGCTCAGTGTGACACGTTCGAGGAGAGATTGTAGTCACACTTTGATTATATAAAACCTCAACCTTATGTTTTTTGGCTTCATTTAAAAAACAGTCAATAATCGTTTGTGACGTATTTGACACTGGAAACATTCTACCATCTTCTTCAATCTTCAATGCAACGCCTCGTTTTTCAAACCATTCAATGGTATCGCCCGTCATAAATTGATGAAAAGGCCCTAGCAATTCCTTTTCGCCACGTGGATAATTTTTTATGAGTTCTTGGGGAATAAATTCGGCATGCGTTACATTACATCTTCCACCTCCAGATACTTTCACCTTTTGCAAGCCTTCTTTCCCGCGTTCAAGAATCGCTACTTTTAAAAGTGGATTTTGTTCTGCAATGTTAATAGCTGCAAAAAAACCTGCAGCTCCACCACCAACAATAATCACATCTTTTTCAATCATAGTCTCTCAGGGAAGTCTGAAATAATACCATCTACCCCATAAGATTTTATTCGTTTTATGGGTTTTAAGTTGTTTACCGTAAAAGTGAATACTTTAAAATCTTCCTTTAATTTTTCGACAATCTCTTGGGTCAACATGGTGTAATCGGGATGAATGGAAACCGCATTTATAGTTTTTGCAAAATTTACAGCTTCATCCAAATTAGTATCGGTAATCACTCCTAAAGGAATATTTGGGTTTACTTTA
This genomic window from Mariniflexile sp. TRM1-10 contains:
- a CDS encoding BaiN/RdsA family NAD(P)/FAD-dependent oxidoreductase — its product is MIEKDVIIVGGGAAGFFAAINIAEQNPLLKVAILERGKEGLQKVKVSGGGRCNVTHAEFIPQELIKNYPRGEKELLGPFHQFMTGDTIEWFEKRGVALKIEEDGRMFPVSNTSQTIIDCFLNEAKKHKVEVLYNQSVTTISPRTCHTELVEVQSNGFEISTKDIIFSCKKLLIATGSNPKIWNLLESLGHSISQPVPSLFTFDIKDERIKGIPGVVVQNVEVKVLGTDLWSDGPLLITHVGMSAPAILKLSAFGAIELAKRDYKFQIEVNFIKQTFEDCLDILKTLKHDLAKKTVLKSTQFDLPKRLWQKLVLASNMNQETRWADLNKSQLESLASQLTQAIFQVDGKSTFKEEFVTAGGVELKEINFKTYESKLHKNLYFAGEVINVDAITGGFNFQNAWTGAYIAARSISE